From Caloranaerobacter ferrireducens, the proteins below share one genomic window:
- the rsmA gene encoding 16S rRNA (adenine(1518)-N(6)/adenine(1519)-N(6))-dimethyltransferase RsmA translates to MSERKLYSPKVIKEIINEYGFAFSKSLGQNFLIDKNIIDKICDGAEIKESDQIIEIGPGIGTLTQELCKRARKVVAIEIDKNLYPILNDNLSSYDNFYLVEGDVLKIDLNALISDYFDNDGEIKVVANLPYYITTPIIMKLLEEKIKVNKIVVMVQKEVALRMKAKPGSKDYGALSIAVQYYSKPQIIVNVPKNVFMPRPNVDSAVIMLNIYEKPIVKVENEKLLFKIIKAAFGKRRKTLVNALSSSQLGIAKEDIISILNECNIDVKARAEDLSLDEFAKITNSISSK, encoded by the coding sequence ATGAGTGAAAGGAAACTATATTCCCCTAAAGTAATTAAAGAAATAATAAATGAATATGGATTTGCTTTTTCAAAGAGTTTAGGTCAGAATTTTTTAATAGATAAAAATATCATTGATAAAATATGTGATGGAGCAGAAATAAAAGAAAGTGATCAGATAATAGAAATAGGTCCAGGCATAGGAACTTTAACACAGGAATTATGTAAGAGGGCGAGGAAAGTTGTAGCAATAGAAATAGATAAAAACTTATATCCTATACTTAATGATAATTTATCTAGTTATGATAATTTTTATTTAGTTGAGGGAGATGTGTTAAAAATAGACCTTAATGCATTAATATCTGATTATTTTGATAATGATGGAGAAATAAAGGTAGTAGCTAATTTGCCATACTACATAACAACACCGATTATTATGAAATTATTGGAAGAAAAAATAAAAGTAAATAAGATAGTGGTAATGGTTCAAAAAGAAGTAGCGCTAAGAATGAAGGCTAAACCTGGCTCTAAGGATTACGGTGCACTTTCTATTGCAGTACAATATTATTCTAAACCTCAGATAATAGTTAATGTTCCTAAAAATGTATTTATGCCGCGTCCTAATGTTGATTCGGCTGTGATTATGTTAAATATATATGAAAAACCGATTGTTAAAGTAGAAAATGAGAAGCTTTTATTTAAAATTATTAAAGCTGCATTCGGCAAGAGGAGAAAAACTTTAGTTAATGCATTAAGTTCAAGTCAGCTAGGTATAGCTAAGGAAGATATAATATCCATACTAAATGAGTGTAATATTGATGTAAAGGCTAGAGCAGAAGACTTAAGTTTAGATGAGTTTGCAAAGATAACTAATTCTATTTCAAGTAAATAG
- a CDS encoding ArsR/SmtB family transcription factor produces MCSKTNRENKEAECQIICPNENIVNKVKKELLNDKIIIELSAIFKALSDPTRLKIINALSNSELCVCDIAAILNMSQSAISHQLRILRNLRLVKYRKEGKSAIYSLDDDHILQLFNQGLEHVKHG; encoded by the coding sequence ATGTGTAGTAAAACGAACAGAGAAAATAAAGAAGCTGAATGTCAGATAATTTGTCCAAACGAGAATATAGTTAACAAGGTAAAAAAAGAATTATTAAATGATAAAATAATCATTGAATTATCTGCTATATTTAAAGCATTGAGTGATCCAACTAGACTTAAAATAATAAATGCACTTTCAAATAGTGAATTATGTGTATGTGACATTGCAGCTATATTAAACATGAGTCAGTCTGCTATATCACATCAATTAAGAATATTAAGGAATTTAAGGTTGGTGAAATATAGGAAAGAGGGAAAATCAGCAATTTATTCACTTGATGATGATCATATACTTCAATTATTTAATCAGGGACTAGAGCATGTAAAGCATGGATAG
- a CDS encoding glutaredoxin family protein, giving the protein MANVIIYTSNTUPHCVTAKEYLSGKGVNYVEKNVQTDPAARRELIRMGFMGVPVIIVDGETIVGFDKNRLDQLL; this is encoded by the coding sequence ATGGCAAATGTAATAATTTATACTAGCAATACTTGACCACATTGCGTAACTGCTAAGGAATACCTTTCGGGTAAAGGTGTAAACTATGTGGAAAAAAATGTGCAAACAGACCCAGCTGCTAGAAGAGAACTTATTAGAATGGGATTTATGGGTGTTCCAGTTATAATTGTAGATGGTGAAACTATAGTTGGATTTGATAAAAATAGATTAGATCAGTTATTATAG
- a CDS encoding glutaredoxin family protein — protein sequence MADITIYTSNTCPHCYAAKDYFNSKGLSYTEKNVSVDPQARKELIEMGYMGVPVIIVNGETIVGFDRNRLEEIL from the coding sequence ATGGCTGATATAACAATCTATACAAGTAACACTTGCCCACATTGTTATGCTGCAAAAGACTATTTCAATTCAAAAGGATTAAGTTACACTGAGAAAAATGTATCAGTAGACCCTCAAGCAAGAAAAGAACTTATTGAAATGGGTTATATGGGAGTTCCTGTTATAATAGTTAATGGAGAGACTATTGTAGGGTTCGATAGAAACAGATTAGAAGAAATATTATAA
- a CDS encoding DUF1858 domain-containing protein, producing the protein MTITKDMLIGEILRVKPEAAEVLLRFGMGCLGCPSSQMESLEQAAMVHGINLEELLRELNK; encoded by the coding sequence ATGACTATAACAAAAGATATGCTTATAGGTGAAATATTAAGAGTTAAACCAGAAGCTGCAGAAGTATTATTAAGATTCGGAATGGGATGCTTAGGCTGTCCTTCTTCACAAATGGAGTCATTAGAACAAGCAGCTATGGTTCATGGTATTAACCTTGAAGAGTTATTAAGAGAATTAAATAAGTAA
- a CDS encoding pyruvate carboxylase has translation MRKFNKVLVANRGEIAIRIFRACKELGIRTVAIYSKEDKYSLFRTKADESYLIGEKKKPIEVYLSMDEIIDLAIKKGVDAIHPGYGFLSENPDFARKCKEASIEFIGPTSETIERLGDKIKSKIIAKSVNVPTIPGIDKPITCIDEAISFAKEFGYPIILKAAAGGGGRGMRVVYNDNDLALAFNSAKNEAKKAFGIDDIFIEKYLEKPKHIEVQILGDKHGNIVHLYERDCSIQRRHQKLIEFTPAIAISNELKEKICNDALKIAKAVNYVSAGTVEFLVDECGNHYFIEMNPRIQVEHTVTEMTTGIDIVQSQILIAQGYPLNSDKIGIYSQESIKPRGYSIQCRITTEDPSNNFAPDTGRLDVYRTSSGFGIRLDGGNGYTGSIISPYYDSLLVKIVSWSRTFEDAARKAIRSIKEMNIKGVKTNDAFLINVLNHEKFLKGECDTHFIDNTPELFDISPKKDYETKILKFIGEKVVNEVRGTKKDYNIPPVPKGLTPKGLKGTKQLLDEKGVEGVIDWIKNQKKLLLTDTTFRDAHQSLIATRVRTKDMIKIAEATAVLAKDLFSLEMWGGATFDVAYRFLRESPWRRLQDLRKRIPNILFQMLIRGSNAVGYTNYPDNVIRAFIKEAANQGIDIFRIFDCLNWLKGMEVALDEVLKVGKIAEVCICYTGDILNTKRDKYSLKYYVNKAKEIEKMGAHILGIKDMAGLLKPYAASKLIKALKNEISIPIHLHTHDTSGNGVATLLMAAEAGVDIVDTAFNAMAGLTSQPALNSIVAALENTELDTGINLLDIQKISDYWSEVRKVYETFESGLKSGTAEIYKYEIPGGQYSNLRPQVESFGLGHKFNEIKEMYKKVNELLGDIVKVTPSSKVVGDLAIFMVQNGLTKENIIEKGKNLTFPDSVVSYFKGMMGQPEGGFPKELQKIVLKGEKPITCRPGEILKPVNFEKIKSKLEKEFDMKDVNIRNILSYALYPKVYTDYLKSLKEYGHLYNLESHVFFYGLKEGEISEIELEEGNIMIVKLVEVGKLDEDGYRTVIFEVNGNRREIKIFDKSIGEKQSANVTIMADPNNEKEIGASIPGTISKILVKEGDKIKEKQSLIIIEAMKMETNILATTNGEIDSILVSEGQQVKSGQLLLKLK, from the coding sequence ATTAGAAAATTTAACAAAGTTTTAGTTGCCAATAGAGGAGAAATTGCTATAAGAATTTTTAGAGCTTGCAAAGAACTTGGAATTCGTACAGTAGCTATTTATTCTAAAGAAGATAAGTATTCACTTTTCAGGACAAAAGCCGATGAATCTTATTTGATTGGAGAAAAAAAGAAACCTATTGAAGTTTATTTGAGTATGGATGAAATTATTGATTTAGCTATTAAAAAAGGTGTTGATGCTATTCATCCAGGATATGGCTTTTTATCTGAAAATCCTGATTTTGCAAGAAAATGCAAAGAAGCAAGTATCGAATTTATAGGACCTACAAGTGAAACTATAGAAAGATTAGGAGATAAAATAAAATCGAAGATTATTGCAAAAAGTGTAAATGTTCCAACCATACCTGGAATAGATAAACCAATTACATGTATAGATGAAGCTATTTCTTTTGCCAAAGAATTTGGCTATCCAATTATTTTAAAAGCAGCTGCTGGTGGCGGCGGTAGAGGAATGAGAGTAGTTTATAATGATAATGATTTGGCTTTAGCATTTAATAGTGCTAAAAATGAAGCTAAAAAAGCTTTTGGTATAGATGATATATTTATAGAAAAATACCTTGAAAAGCCTAAACATATAGAAGTTCAGATACTTGGAGACAAACATGGAAATATCGTTCACCTTTATGAAAGAGATTGTTCTATTCAACGAAGACATCAAAAATTAATAGAATTTACTCCTGCAATAGCTATTAGCAATGAATTAAAAGAAAAAATATGTAATGATGCTTTAAAAATAGCTAAAGCTGTAAACTATGTAAGTGCTGGAACTGTTGAATTTTTAGTTGACGAATGTGGTAACCATTACTTTATTGAAATGAATCCTAGAATACAAGTTGAACATACTGTTACAGAAATGACAACAGGTATAGATATTGTGCAAAGTCAGATACTTATTGCTCAAGGATATCCGTTAAATTCAGATAAAATAGGTATATATTCTCAAGAATCGATAAAGCCTCGAGGATATTCTATACAGTGCAGAATAACTACTGAAGATCCGTCTAATAACTTTGCGCCTGATACAGGCAGACTTGATGTTTATAGAACAAGTTCCGGATTTGGTATTAGACTTGATGGAGGTAATGGTTATACTGGGTCAATAATATCGCCATATTATGATAGTCTATTAGTAAAAATCGTATCTTGGTCTAGAACCTTTGAAGATGCTGCAAGAAAAGCAATAAGATCAATAAAGGAAATGAACATAAAAGGGGTTAAAACTAACGATGCCTTTTTAATAAATGTTTTGAATCATGAAAAATTTTTAAAGGGAGAATGTGACACACACTTTATAGATAATACACCTGAACTTTTCGATATAAGCCCTAAAAAAGATTATGAAACCAAAATCTTAAAGTTCATTGGAGAAAAAGTAGTTAACGAAGTTAGAGGAACCAAAAAGGACTATAACATCCCCCCTGTACCTAAAGGTTTAACCCCAAAAGGGCTTAAAGGCACTAAACAACTGCTCGATGAAAAAGGTGTAGAAGGAGTTATTGATTGGATAAAAAATCAAAAAAAACTACTGCTTACTGACACCACATTTAGAGATGCTCATCAATCTTTAATTGCAACAAGAGTCAGAACTAAAGACATGATAAAAATAGCTGAAGCTACTGCTGTATTAGCTAAAGATTTATTTTCATTAGAAATGTGGGGAGGAGCTACCTTTGACGTTGCATATAGATTTTTAAGAGAATCACCATGGAGAAGATTACAGGACCTTAGAAAAAGAATTCCAAATATATTATTCCAAATGCTAATCAGAGGGTCAAATGCAGTTGGTTATACTAATTATCCTGACAATGTTATCAGAGCTTTCATTAAAGAAGCTGCTAACCAAGGAATAGATATTTTTAGAATATTCGACTGTCTAAACTGGTTAAAAGGTATGGAAGTAGCTTTAGATGAAGTATTAAAAGTAGGAAAAATAGCAGAAGTTTGTATATGTTATACAGGAGATATATTAAACACTAAAAGAGACAAATATTCATTAAAGTACTACGTTAATAAAGCTAAAGAAATCGAAAAAATGGGAGCTCATATACTTGGTATTAAAGATATGGCAGGACTTTTAAAACCATATGCTGCTTCAAAACTGATTAAAGCTTTAAAAAATGAAATTTCTATTCCAATACATCTTCATACACATGATACAAGCGGAAATGGTGTAGCCACTTTACTAATGGCTGCTGAAGCAGGTGTAGATATAGTAGATACAGCCTTCAATGCTATGGCTGGATTAACGAGTCAGCCAGCACTAAATTCTATTGTAGCTGCTCTTGAAAATACTGAACTTGATACGGGTATTAATCTATTGGACATTCAGAAAATATCAGATTATTGGAGCGAAGTCAGGAAAGTTTATGAAACATTTGAATCAGGTTTAAAATCTGGTACAGCTGAAATATATAAATACGAAATACCTGGTGGACAATATTCTAATTTAAGACCTCAAGTAGAAAGCTTTGGTCTTGGACATAAATTTAATGAAATTAAAGAAATGTATAAAAAAGTAAATGAATTACTAGGAGATATAGTTAAGGTTACTCCATCTTCTAAAGTTGTTGGGGACTTAGCAATATTCATGGTACAGAATGGTTTAACAAAAGAAAATATAATTGAAAAGGGGAAAAATTTGACATTCCCAGATTCAGTTGTATCATATTTCAAGGGAATGATGGGTCAACCTGAAGGGGGTTTTCCAAAAGAACTGCAAAAAATTGTTTTAAAGGGAGAAAAACCAATTACTTGCAGACCAGGAGAAATTCTAAAGCCAGTTAATTTTGAAAAAATAAAGTCAAAACTCGAAAAAGAATTTGATATGAAAGATGTGAATATTAGAAATATATTGAGTTATGCTCTTTATCCGAAGGTATATACTGATTATTTAAAATCTTTAAAAGAATATGGGCATTTATATAACCTAGAAAGTCATGTATTCTTCTATGGATTGAAGGAAGGGGAAATTAGTGAAATAGAATTAGAAGAAGGCAACATTATGATAGTAAAGCTAGTTGAAGTTGGTAAACTTGATGAAGATGGATATAGAACGGTTATATTTGAAGTAAACGGTAATAGAAGAGAGATTAAGATATTTGATAAAAGCATTGGAGAAAAACAAAGTGCAAATGTTACAATCATGGCAGATCCAAATAACGAAAAAGAAATTGGAGCATCAATACCTGGTACAATATCCAAAATACTTGTCAAAGAAGGAGATAAAATAAAAGAAAAACAGAGTCTTATTATTATAGAAGCTATGAAAATGGAAACAAATATACTGGCTACTACAAATGGTGAAATTGATAGTATATTAGTTTCCGAAGGACAGCAAGTTAAATCTGGTCAATTATTATTAAAATTAAAGTAA
- a CDS encoding phage holin family protein, whose product MPDRERTNNQDISITSIILRVILTSIVVWVAAFLTPGFSISNLWSLILSAIVITALNYIIEQFAGIDASPFGRGLTGFIVAGVILYATKFIVPGFNISVVGAVIGALAIGIIDMVVPGRVF is encoded by the coding sequence ATGCCAGATAGAGAGAGAACAAATAATCAAGATATTAGTATAACTAGTATTATACTTAGAGTAATATTGACATCAATAGTAGTTTGGGTAGCAGCTTTCTTAACACCTGGATTTAGTATTAGTAATTTGTGGAGTTTAATTTTATCAGCAATAGTAATAACTGCATTAAATTATATTATAGAGCAATTTGCAGGAATTGATGCATCACCTTTTGGAAGAGGATTGACAGGATTTATAGTAGCGGGAGTAATTTTGTATGCTACTAAATTTATAGTTCCAGGTTTTAATATTTCTGTTGTTGGAGCAGTTATTGGAGCTTTAGCAATAGGTATAATAGATATGGTGGTGCCGGGGAGAGTATTTTAA
- a CDS encoding response regulator transcription factor, giving the protein MDSVKILIVEDEDRMRRLIGDYLKKEGYTVIESENGKIALEKFFNDNIDLVILDIMLPEYDGWTVMREIRKESNVPIIILTARSEESDELFGFELGADEYVTKPFSPKVLVARVKALLRRSNTFSKEDMLKIGSLELDLDGHRVFNNGVEIKLTPKEYELLTYMVKNKGKALSREAILNGIWGYDYYGDLRTVDTHIKRLRLKLKENSHIIETVRGVGYRLEVKK; this is encoded by the coding sequence TTGGATAGCGTTAAGATTCTTATTGTTGAAGATGAAGACAGAATGAGAAGACTGATAGGTGATTATCTAAAAAAAGAAGGGTATACTGTAATAGAATCTGAGAATGGTAAGATCGCATTAGAAAAATTTTTTAATGATAATATAGATTTAGTTATACTTGATATAATGCTGCCAGAATATGATGGTTGGACTGTTATGAGAGAGATTAGAAAAGAATCAAACGTACCTATCATAATTTTAACTGCAAGGAGTGAAGAATCAGACGAATTATTTGGATTTGAACTTGGAGCTGATGAATATGTTACAAAACCATTTAGTCCTAAAGTATTAGTAGCAAGAGTTAAAGCTTTACTTAGAAGAAGTAATACTTTTTCTAAAGAAGATATGTTGAAAATCGGCAGTTTGGAGTTAGACTTAGATGGTCATAGAGTATTTAATAATGGAGTTGAAATAAAATTGACTCCTAAGGAGTATGAATTGCTTACTTACATGGTTAAAAATAAGGGGAAAGCTTTAAGTAGAGAAGCTATATTAAATGGAATTTGGGGATATGATTACTATGGAGATTTGAGGACGGTAGATACTCATATTAAAAGACTTAGATTAAAACTTAAGGAAAATAGTCATATTATTGAAACAGTAAGAGGAGTTGGATATAGATTAGAGGTGAAAAAATGA
- a CDS encoding sensor histidine kinase, which produces MRRSLKAKLFLSILLLTSIILSLVWFFNVKFLGSYYIERKKDNLISYSNYIKNIYNGDIEKIYDELERIENLIGGNITIVTSNGVIEYPVSYKPQYGRMGRGSVKGGIGKYISISREDLKEVLTGKTILNIFKHPKFDIEILSVAAPLNNDKILIIQSSVASIKEGIDIIKDYYIYIAIISLIIGIILTFILTKIITEPIVRLNKVARKMANLDFSHKYKVVSRDEIGQLGESLNYLSEKLSFTIDELNRANEKLKEDIEKERQLDRMRKEFISNVSHELKTPIALIKGYAEGLKDNVIEDIESKNFYCEVIMDEAEKMSKLVKDLLELSQLESGHYSLNKEKFDICELADKVLNKYSPIFNEKNIKVSIQKDNDKICVNGDKTRLEQVLVNFINNALNHIGAERVLEVTIKQLANKVIVGIYNSGSFIPENEIDRIWESFYKIDKSRARKYGGTGLGLSIVRNILKLHNSNYGVRNIKNGVEFWFELESISIDNKNC; this is translated from the coding sequence ATGAGAAGATCATTAAAAGCTAAATTGTTTTTAAGTATTTTATTATTAACTTCAATAATTTTAAGTCTAGTGTGGTTTTTTAATGTTAAGTTTTTAGGCTCTTACTATATAGAGAGGAAAAAAGATAATTTAATATCATACAGCAATTATATTAAGAACATATATAATGGTGATATAGAAAAAATATATGACGAATTAGAAAGGATAGAAAATCTAATAGGAGGAAATATTACGATAGTGACAAGTAATGGAGTAATAGAATATCCTGTATCATATAAACCACAGTATGGGAGAATGGGAAGAGGTTCAGTTAAAGGTGGTATAGGTAAATACATTTCTATTTCAAGAGAAGATTTAAAAGAAGTATTAACAGGTAAAACTATTCTAAATATTTTTAAACATCCAAAATTTGATATAGAAATACTTTCTGTTGCTGCTCCTTTGAATAACGATAAAATATTAATAATTCAATCATCTGTAGCATCAATTAAAGAAGGAATAGACATAATTAAAGATTATTATATATACATAGCAATTATTTCACTAATAATTGGCATAATATTGACCTTCATACTTACGAAGATAATTACAGAACCTATTGTGAGGTTAAACAAGGTAGCACGAAAAATGGCAAATTTAGATTTCAGCCATAAATATAAGGTTGTAAGCAGAGATGAAATAGGGCAGTTAGGAGAAAGTTTAAATTATTTATCTGAAAAACTGTCGTTTACAATAGATGAATTGAATAGAGCAAATGAAAAGCTAAAAGAAGATATAGAAAAAGAAAGACAATTAGATAGAATGAGAAAGGAATTTATTTCAAATGTTTCTCACGAATTAAAAACTCCAATTGCTCTTATTAAAGGGTATGCAGAGGGGCTTAAGGATAATGTTATAGAGGATATAGAAAGTAAAAATTTTTATTGTGAAGTTATTATGGATGAGGCTGAAAAAATGAGCAAATTAGTTAAAGATTTGCTTGAGTTATCACAGTTAGAATCTGGTCATTATTCATTAAATAAAGAAAAATTTGATATATGTGAACTTGCAGATAAAGTTTTAAATAAATATAGCCCGATATTTAATGAAAAAAATATAAAAGTTAGCATACAAAAAGATAATGACAAAATATGCGTTAATGGAGATAAAACAAGATTAGAACAGGTTCTAGTGAATTTTATTAATAATGCTTTAAATCATATAGGTGCAGAAAGAGTTTTAGAAGTTACTATTAAACAACTAGCTAACAAAGTAATTGTAGGCATTTATAATAGTGGGAGTTTTATACCTGAAAATGAGATAGATAGAATATGGGAAAGTTTTTATAAGATTGATAAGTCAAGAGCTAGAAAATATGGTGGAACAGGCTTGGGATTATCAATAGTAAGAAATATTTTAAAGCTTCATAATAGTAATTATGGAGTAAGGAATATAAAGAATGGAGTTGAATTTTGGTTTGAATTAGAATCAATATCAATTGATAATAAAAATTGTTAA
- a CDS encoding cation diffusion facilitator family transporter: protein MKNNAIDENKRYKIASRVTWLTIILNVILAVGKIIIGLISNSNAILADGIHTISDIGSSIGIVIGFFIAKKPEDEEHQYGHEKAETIAAFLLSLMLIAVGVKIGISSLKLMLYQTTRIPAIEAIWAAGISIIVKELQFRMAMNVGKKINSKALIADAWHHRSDALSSIAALFGVIGARMGYPLLDPLAGLIVSIIVVKVGVEFFIHGYNELMDISIEESKLYEIAERLMKNTNIKNINDIKARKHGSKVYVDIKICVDPNITVYMGHSIAEEVEEEVKKSLDNVKDVMVHVNPCSNYEEMNCLACKNKTSKYVKKEDTKNGK from the coding sequence TTGAAGAATAATGCAATAGACGAAAACAAAAGATATAAAATTGCAAGCAGGGTAACATGGCTAACGATAATTTTAAATGTAATACTGGCTGTAGGAAAAATAATTATAGGTCTTATTTCCAATTCAAATGCGATATTAGCTGATGGAATTCATACAATTTCAGATATAGGAAGTTCAATTGGAATTGTTATAGGTTTTTTTATTGCAAAAAAACCTGAAGATGAAGAGCATCAATATGGGCATGAAAAAGCTGAAACTATAGCAGCATTTTTACTTTCATTGATGTTGATTGCAGTAGGAGTAAAAATAGGAATTTCCTCTTTGAAACTTATGTTATACCAAACTACAAGAATACCTGCTATAGAAGCTATTTGGGCAGCAGGTATATCAATAATAGTCAAAGAACTTCAATTTAGAATGGCTATGAATGTTGGTAAGAAAATTAATAGCAAGGCATTAATAGCTGATGCATGGCACCATAGGTCAGATGCTTTATCATCTATAGCAGCATTATTTGGAGTTATTGGAGCTAGGATGGGTTATCCATTATTAGACCCTTTAGCTGGATTAATAGTATCTATAATAGTTGTAAAGGTTGGAGTCGAATTTTTTATACATGGATATAATGAGTTGATGGATATATCAATTGAAGAAAGTAAATTGTATGAAATTGCAGAAAGATTAATGAAAAACACTAATATAAAAAATATAAATGATATTAAAGCTAGAAAACATGGTTCTAAAGTATACGTTGATATAAAAATTTGTGTAGATCCTAATATAACAGTTTATATGGGGCATAGTATAGCTGAAGAGGTTGAAGAAGAGGTTAAGAAAAGCCTGGATAATGTAAAGGATGTTATGGTGCACGTAAATCCTTGTTCGAACTATGAAGAAATGAATTGTCTGGCGTGTAAAAATAAAACGAGTAAATATGTAAAGAAAGAGGATACAAAAAATGGGAAGTAG
- a CDS encoding cytochrome c biogenesis CcdA family protein: MTDISIPIAFSAGILSFLSPCVLPLIPAYITYITGTTFEEELANKKFLAVSRTLGFVIGFTIIFMIMGVSASFIGQMFIKYKSIFTRISGILIIIFGLNMLGFKFGFLNKEKRVQIPKITNWFSSILMGMAFAAGWTPCIGSVLATILIYAGTTATLSKGFYLLLSYSVGLAVPFILTALLINQFGRFLIKSEKVIPYIMRISGVIVVSFGVLIFLNKIYLITNIFLR; this comes from the coding sequence ATGACAGATATATCTATTCCTATAGCTTTTAGCGCAGGAATTCTTTCTTTTTTATCTCCATGTGTTCTTCCTTTAATACCAGCGTATATAACATATATCACAGGTACTACATTTGAAGAAGAGCTTGCAAATAAGAAGTTTTTAGCTGTATCTAGAACTTTGGGCTTTGTTATTGGTTTTACTATAATTTTTATGATAATGGGAGTTTCTGCAAGCTTTATAGGACAAATGTTTATAAAATATAAAAGTATATTTACTAGAATTAGTGGTATATTGATAATCATTTTTGGATTAAATATGTTGGGTTTCAAATTTGGATTTTTAAACAAAGAAAAAAGAGTACAAATTCCTAAGATTACTAATTGGTTTAGTTCAATACTTATGGGCATGGCTTTTGCTGCAGGATGGACTCCATGTATAGGCAGTGTACTGGCAACTATATTGATTTATGCAGGAACGACTGCTACTTTATCTAAAGGATTTTATTTATTATTATCTTATTCTGTTGGATTAGCGGTTCCTTTTATTTTAACTGCGCTTCTTATCAATCAATTTGGTAGGTTTTTAATTAAGTCTGAAAAAGTTATTCCGTATATTATGAGAATTAGTGGTGTTATTGTAGTTAGTTTTGGTGTATTAATATTTTTAAATAAAATATATTTAATTACAAATATTTTTCTTAGATAG
- a CDS encoding TlpA family protein disulfide reductase, which translates to MNKKLVIITVLAITLVAVLFYISNNTIPNSIKEESSNDEKTEVKDESSVEEVLPMQIGSIAPEFTLETLEGKMASLKDYRGKIVLINFWATWCPYCVREMPDLNRLYLENKDDNFVVLGIDVAENKSKVENFVKEGGYEFPILLDKTGKVARDYLVSGLPMSVILDEEGRIRAIQLGMMTYPQMKEMLDSVRSK; encoded by the coding sequence ATGAATAAAAAGCTTGTTATAATAACTGTTTTAGCCATAACTTTAGTGGCTGTTTTATTTTATATATCTAATAATACTATACCAAATAGTATTAAAGAAGAGAGTTCAAATGATGAAAAAACAGAGGTTAAAGATGAAAGTTCAGTAGAAGAAGTTTTACCAATGCAAATAGGAAGTATTGCACCAGAATTTACTTTAGAAACTTTGGAAGGTAAAATGGCTTCTTTAAAAGACTATAGAGGAAAAATTGTACTTATAAATTTTTGGGCTACATGGTGTCCATATTGTGTAAGAGAAATGCCAGATTTAAACAGATTATATCTTGAAAACAAAGACGATAACTTTGTAGTTTTAGGCATAGATGTTGCAGAGAATAAATCTAAAGTAGAAAACTTTGTAAAGGAAGGAGGATATGAATTTCCTATTTTATTAGACAAGACAGGTAAAGTTGCTAGAGATTATCTAGTTAGTGGCTTGCCTATGTCAGTTATATTAGATGAAGAGGGAAGAATCAGAGCTATACAATTAGGCATGATGACATACCCGCAGATGAAGGAAATGTTAGATAGTGTAAGGAGCAAGTGA